The Stutzerimonas stutzeri genome segment GCTCGGGGCGGCCCGGAGCAACCAGCGCGATGCCGGAGCTGAAGGTGATCAGGCTGGCCCAGAGAAACGCCTGGAGGTCGTCGGTGCGATCGAATGCGAACAGCGTGATCATGGGAATGACCATGCTGACAGCGAGAGTGATCAGGAAGATGCCGAGTATGAAACCGATAATGCGCAGCGTCGGCAAGGCCATTTTTGATTGATGCTCGGCTCGAAAAATGAGGTCGCCATTCTACCCCTGTGACGGCGGCAGTAAACCGGCGATCGGCCTGACGAAAAATCTTTCGCGACGGACCGGTCGGGCTCTTCCCAAGTTCGCCGCGATGAATAGAATAGCCGCCCGGTGCCGGCCCTTTGCCGGTTTCTCGGTATTCATCTCCCCATGTCGATCGACAATCCCTGCCTCACGTGCGGCGCTTGCTGCGCGTACTTTCGTGTGTCTTTTTTCTGGGGCGAATGCGCCTCCTCCGGCGGCACCGTTCCGGATGCCGCGACCGTTCAGGTCAGCCCTTTTCATGTCGCGATGCTGGGGACCGAATCCAAGCCTGCACGTTGCGTTGCGCTGATGGGGGACGTCGGCTGCGGGGTGCGCTGCACGATGTACGAACAGCGCTCGAGCTCCTGCCGCGAGTTCGAGGCGTCCTGGGCCGATGGTCAGCACAACGCGCGCTGCGATGCGGCACGTGCGGCCCATGGCTTGCCTCCGCTGACGCCGCCGCTGGAGCCGCAGGTCTCGCCCGATCGGGTGGCCTGACGCCTAGCAGCCTGGATACAGCGTCATTGATTGCCAAACGAACGCGCCGGCGTCCTAGAATGTCGGATTCGTTTTTGGAGGTTGTCGATGGATGCTCTCGAACTGTTGCTAAACCGCGTCTCCGTCACACGGCTCGTGGATCCCGCACCGACCGCTGCCCAGCTGGACGTGCTGCTTCGCGCCGCGTTGCGCGCGCCGGATCATGGCCAGCTTCGGCCCTGGCGTTTCCTGACCGTCGAAGGCGACGCGCGGGGACGCCTGGGAGAGGTGTTTGCCGAGGCGCTTCGCCTACGTGAGCCTGACGTAACCGAAGAGGCCTTGGCCAAGCCGCGCAAGATGCCGCTGCGGGCGCCGATGGTACTGATCGTGATCGCCCAGGTATTGCCGCATCCGAAGATCCCGGCTTCCGAACAGGTGCTTGCGGTTGCCTGCGCAGCGCACGGCATATTGCTGGCGGCACATGCGCAGGGGCTCGGGGCTGTCTGGCGAACCGGCGACTATGCCTATGATCGGCACGTGGCGCAGCGGTTGGGCTTGGCCGACAACGAGCAAGTGGTGGGTTTCATCTACCTCGGGACCCCGGAAGGCGACTTGCGCACACCGCCAGCGTTGAATCCTCGCTCATACGTCACGCGCTGGGACGGCAGCCAGTAGCGGCGGTCACTCCAGGCGAGGGAGGGCGATACGGGTCGGGATCAGCGGCAGTTTCAAGCAGGCAACGAAGCCGCCCGCCGGGTGATTGCTCAGCAGCAGTTCGCCGCCGTGCCGTTCGGCGGCGCGACGGGCGATGGCCAGCCCCAATCCGTGGCCGGCCGTGGTTTGCCCGGGCGCACGGAAGAAGGGTTCGCTCAGGCGCGCAAGATGCTCGTCATCGACGCCCGGTCCGTGGTCGCGGATGCTCAGGAGCAACCAATCGCCATCCTTTCGGGCGCCAAGCTCGATCGGTTCGCCCTCGGGGTTGAAGCGCAAGGCGTTGCGCAGCAGGTTGTCCAGTGCCCGCTCCAGCATGTCCGGCCAGCCGCGCAGTGCGATATCGGCGTCCATTCGGGTTTCGATGCGCTGGGAGGGCGCGACGATACGTGCGTTCTCCTCCAACTGGTCGAACATCGCCGGCAGGTCCACGGTCGCGGCAGCGCCGGGGTCGGCATCCAGACGCGCCAGTTGCAAGATCTCGCTGATCAGCGCTTCCAGGCGATCACACTCCTTGGCCAGACGCGGCCAGATGACTTCACGTTCCGTTGGGGTGGCCCGCTCGGCCAGCGCGAGGGCGATACGGAGGCGCGCCAGTGGCGAGCGCAGCTCGTGAGAAACGTCGCGCAACAGCTGCCTCTGGCTGTTGATCAGGCTTTGCAGCCGCGCACCCATACGGTTGAAATCCCGAGCCAGGACGCCGAGCTCGTCGCGTCGGTTGGCCAGGCGCGCCAGTGAGTTCTGCTGGTACGTGGTCTGCCCCAGGTCGTGGACGGCACCGCGGAGGCGATCAAGGGGGCGAGTGATGGACAAGGTGAGCAGCAAACTGAAGCCGGTCAGCACGACCAGCGCGATCCCGATCGCGCTCAACGGCCAGAACAGGCTGCCGCGATGCCACGCTTGCAGTTCGGAGTTGGGGATACGGTAGATGAACAGATAGGTCTCGCCCGAGACGGGGCTGGTGTAGTCGGTCGTCAGCCGGCGCCAGGGCAAGCCTTCGTCACGATTCTGCTGACGTGCCTCGAAGGCCGCGGCGCGCGCCGGAAAGGTACCGCGAATGGCGGGTTGGCCGTTCTCGGCAAGAACCTGCACATCAATGTGGAAGCGGCGACGGTGCTGTTCGAGCAGAAATTGCGCAGCGATGGGGCCGTGGCGCTCGTAGACCTGGGTCCAGATTTCCGCCAGATTCCGCACTCCGGGGTGGCGATTGATGATCCAGCTGTCCTGATTCAGTGCGTGCCCGAGCAGCACGGCGAGGCCCGCTACCAGTGCGATGGCAAGCCAGAATGTCGCCAGAATGCGCCAGAACAGTGATCGCACCGGTCAGCTCTCCAAGGCAAAGCCCGAACGGCGCTGCATCCTGCAGCGCGGGTCGGGCGGGGTGATGTACAAGGGTTTGGCGATCAGTTCTGCTGGTCGCGCTCGGCTTTCCATTGCTGGAACTCGGCACGTTCGGCTCGCTTGGCTTCCATTTTCTTATACATCTCGTCGAACTGCTTCTGTTGTTCAGGCTTGAGCAGGTCACGCATCTGCTTGTGGGTTTTTGCCTGGCTACTGGCTAGCTCATCTTGCATCGCTTTGCGCTCGGCTTTGGGCAGTTTGTCCAGGTAGCGCTGGGTGATTTCGCGATGGGCCTGCATTTGCTCGCCCATCAGCTTGCGCATCTGGCTTTGCTGCTCCTTGGTCAGGTCGAGCTGCTCGAATGGCGTATGCCCGCCATGGTGCCGTTGGCCGTCACCGGGCATGGCCATGGCGACGGCGGGAAGGGTAGCGGCAAACAGCAGGGCGATCAGTGTCTTGCGCATCATGGTTTCTCCTGTGCATGAGGGCCGATCCCAGAAGGCCTGACGGTTCTGGCGTTGATCGGATGAGCACAGTCTATGGCGGGCAAGGTCAAGCGCGGTCAGTGCAGGGTAAAGGCTGGGTAAAGGCGCTCAGGATGCGTAGAGGTACCCGCGGCTGCGGAGTGCGACGATGCGAGGGCGGCCGTCGGGATGCGGGCCGAGCTTGCGCCGCAGGTTGCTGACGTGCATGTCGAGGCTGCGGTCGTACAGGGTCAGCTTGCGTCCCAGGGCCAGCTGCGCCAGGGCTTGCTTGTCGAGCGGTTCGCCGGGCTGGCTGAGCAACGCTTCCAGGATGCGTCCCTCGGACAATGTCAGGGTCACTTCGTGCTCGCCGACGCTGGCGACACCGCGCGCCGGGCTGTAGCACAGATCGCCCAGTTCCAGCTGGGTCGGTGCGCTCGCCGGTTGGCTGCGTCGTAGCACCGCGCGCAGCCGGGCGGTGAGTTCGCGCGGATCGCATGGCTTGGCCAGATAGTCATCGGCGCCCAGCTCCAGGCCAAGGATGCGATCCAGCGGCTCGCCGCGGCCTGAAAGCATCAACACGGGCAGGTCGGGATGTTCACTGCGTAGCTGCTTGAGCAACTCGAGGCCACTGCCATCGGGCAGCATTACATCGAGCACCACCGCCGCCGGTTGGTGCTCGGCCAATGCGGCGCGTGCGCTGCGTCCGTCATGGCAGGCGTGGGCGACGAATCCTTCCTGCGCCAGCCAGCTCACCAGCAGCTCGCAAAGTTCTTCATCGTCGTCGATCAGTAGCAGTTCGCTCATGCTCTCGCTCGTACTTGTCTTAATTCAGCCATTGCCGACGCCGGCGACCCCGCGTGGTCAGCACGCCGAGCAGAAACCCAAGCACGCCAACGCCTCCGCCCACGGCGAACCACTGTTGCTGGTCGTTCAGCAGGGGCGGCTGGACCTTCGGTTGCCCCTGTTGCAGCTGCATGCGCAGCCGATGGTTCTCCTGGCGCAGATGCGACAACTGGGCCCGCTCGGCATCGGTGACCGCCGTCTCGAGGCGGCCGCTCGGCGCGTCGCGTTGCGCCTCTTCTTCGAGCAGGGGTTGCTTCAGTTCGTCCTGTTGTTCGAGGGGTGGGGCGATCGACTCTTCGTTGGCTTGCGCGGATGCCAGAGCAAGACTCAGGACAAGCATCAGGAACAGCGAACCTTGGCGCATCGGAACTCCTTTTTCCTCACGGCCGCCGAGCGGCGGCCTGACCATAGCTGTAGCGTTGGCGATTGATTCAGGGAAACACTCGCTTGAAGGGTTTGACCACCACCTCGCCGTAGACGCCGGCGGCTTTGTATGGGTCGGCCGCGGCCCAGGCTTCGGCGGCTTGCAGGGAGTCGAACTCCGCGACCACCAGGCTGCCGCTAAAGCCGGCTTCGCCTGGGTCGTTGCTGTCGATCGCTGGATGTGGGCCGGCCAGCACCATGCGGCCTTCAGTTTTCAGCTGCTCAAGACGCGCCAGGTGGGCCGGACGGGCGGCCAGGCGGTTCTGCAGCGAGCCGGGTACGTCGGTAGCGATGATGGCGTAAAGCATGTTGCCTCCTAGGATTGTTCAGGTGCAGGGCGCACGTGACGGGCGAGGTAAACCGCCTGGCCCGCCATGAAAAGCAGTGTCAGGCCGAGGCTGCCGAAGACCTTGAAGTCGACCCAGATGGACGGGTAGACGAAGGCCACGAACAGGTTGGCGAAACCACAGACGAGAAAGAACAGGATCCACGCCACGTTCAGTTGCGCCCATTGCTTGGGCTCCAACTGCACGGCA includes the following:
- a CDS encoding YkgJ family cysteine cluster protein produces the protein MSIDNPCLTCGACCAYFRVSFFWGECASSGGTVPDAATVQVSPFHVAMLGTESKPARCVALMGDVGCGVRCTMYEQRSSSCREFEASWADGQHNARCDAARAAHGLPPLTPPLEPQVSPDRVA
- a CDS encoding nitroreductase family protein, coding for MDALELLLNRVSVTRLVDPAPTAAQLDVLLRAALRAPDHGQLRPWRFLTVEGDARGRLGEVFAEALRLREPDVTEEALAKPRKMPLRAPMVLIVIAQVLPHPKIPASEQVLAVACAAHGILLAAHAQGLGAVWRTGDYAYDRHVAQRLGLADNEQVVGFIYLGTPEGDLRTPPALNPRSYVTRWDGSQ
- a CDS encoding sensor histidine kinase, which encodes MRSLFWRILATFWLAIALVAGLAVLLGHALNQDSWIINRHPGVRNLAEIWTQVYERHGPIAAQFLLEQHRRRFHIDVQVLAENGQPAIRGTFPARAAAFEARQQNRDEGLPWRRLTTDYTSPVSGETYLFIYRIPNSELQAWHRGSLFWPLSAIGIALVVLTGFSLLLTLSITRPLDRLRGAVHDLGQTTYQQNSLARLANRRDELGVLARDFNRMGARLQSLINSQRQLLRDVSHELRSPLARLRIALALAERATPTEREVIWPRLAKECDRLEALISEILQLARLDADPGAAATVDLPAMFDQLEENARIVAPSQRIETRMDADIALRGWPDMLERALDNLLRNALRFNPEGEPIELGARKDGDWLLLSIRDHGPGVDDEHLARLSEPFFRAPGQTTAGHGLGLAIARRAAERHGGELLLSNHPAGGFVACLKLPLIPTRIALPRLE
- a CDS encoding Spy/CpxP family protein refolding chaperone, whose product is MRKTLIALLFAATLPAVAMAMPGDGQRHHGGHTPFEQLDLTKEQQSQMRKLMGEQMQAHREITQRYLDKLPKAERKAMQDELASSQAKTHKQMRDLLKPEQQKQFDEMYKKMEAKRAERAEFQQWKAERDQQN
- a CDS encoding response regulator transcription factor, yielding MSELLLIDDDEELCELLVSWLAQEGFVAHACHDGRSARAALAEHQPAAVVLDVMLPDGSGLELLKQLRSEHPDLPVLMLSGRGEPLDRILGLELGADDYLAKPCDPRELTARLRAVLRRSQPASAPTQLELGDLCYSPARGVASVGEHEVTLTLSEGRILEALLSQPGEPLDKQALAQLALGRKLTLYDRSLDMHVSNLRRKLGPHPDGRPRIVALRSRGYLYAS
- a CDS encoding YciI family protein codes for the protein MLYAIIATDVPGSLQNRLAARPAHLARLEQLKTEGRMVLAGPHPAIDSNDPGEAGFSGSLVVAEFDSLQAAEAWAAADPYKAAGVYGEVVVKPFKRVFP